The following proteins are co-located in the Longimicrobium sp. genome:
- a CDS encoding tetratricopeptide repeat protein, with amino-acid sequence MKHTRTAVAAALLPLLAGCLATKQDLETLRTQMDSDRIEQQRQIQALIARTEAMLDSLSTQNARMRADVANRLLQIDRQLVQIQSLSGQSQQQIRDLQRQIEQRAEEARAAQAAAEAAEPAPADDAPTDRTAANDRPATDRPATTDRPATTDRGTSTRPATDRPAAAADRPTTSGSTTRPRPTRDDAPPTADDAYQAAMGAYQRGSLTTARSGFQEFLRIAPNDRRAAEAQFYIGETYTRDPDAAIAAYQRVVDRYPTSARAPAALLRIARLEIARGDRTQARSHLNQILRSYPRSDEAEEARTQLDRLGTR; translated from the coding sequence ATGAAGCACACCCGCACCGCCGTGGCCGCCGCGCTCCTGCCCCTGCTGGCCGGATGCCTGGCCACCAAGCAGGACCTGGAGACGCTGCGCACACAGATGGACAGCGACCGGATCGAGCAGCAGCGGCAGATCCAGGCGCTGATCGCGCGCACCGAGGCCATGCTCGACTCGCTGAGCACGCAGAACGCGCGGATGCGCGCCGACGTGGCCAACCGCCTGCTGCAGATCGACCGGCAGCTGGTGCAGATCCAGTCGCTCAGCGGCCAGAGCCAGCAGCAGATCCGCGACCTGCAGCGCCAGATCGAGCAGCGCGCCGAGGAGGCCCGCGCCGCCCAGGCCGCTGCCGAAGCCGCCGAGCCCGCGCCGGCCGACGACGCGCCCACCGACCGCACCGCCGCGAACGACCGCCCCGCGACGGACCGTCCCGCCACGACCGATCGTCCGGCGACGACGGACCGCGGCACCTCCACGCGCCCCGCGACCGATCGCCCCGCGGCGGCGGCGGATCGGCCGACGACGTCGGGGAGCACGACGCGGCCGCGGCCCACGCGCGACGACGCGCCGCCGACGGCGGACGACGCGTACCAGGCGGCGATGGGCGCGTACCAGCGCGGCTCGCTGACCACCGCGCGCTCGGGCTTCCAGGAGTTCCTCCGCATCGCGCCGAACGACCGGCGCGCGGCCGAGGCGCAGTTCTACATCGGCGAGACGTACACGCGCGACCCCGACGCCGCCATCGCCGCGTACCAGCGCGTGGTGGACCGCTACCCGACGTCCGCCCGCGCCCCGGCCGCGCTCCTGCGCATCGCGCGGCTGGAGATCGCGCGCGGCGACCGGACCCAGGCGCGCAGCCATCTCAACCAGATCCTGCGCAGCTATCCCCGCAGCGACGAGGCGGAGGAGGCGAGGACGCAGTTGGACCGGCTGGGGACGAGGTAG
- the nrdR gene encoding transcriptional regulator NrdR, whose amino-acid sequence MRCPFCHHQDDRVVDSRTGREGRAVRRRRECLRCGRRFTTYEYIEERTLQVVKRDGETEPFEHRKLLRSIEVASAKRPITPAEIETIVEDIERELDRRETGEVSSREIGEMVMSRLKERDQIAYVRYASVYRNFADVQEFAEELGELRELAALREVRRYQRELPLATLDGGDEEEMPGPDPSPS is encoded by the coding sequence GTGCGCTGCCCGTTCTGCCATCACCAGGACGACCGCGTGGTCGACTCCCGCACCGGCCGCGAGGGGCGCGCGGTGCGGCGCCGCCGCGAGTGCCTGCGCTGCGGACGCCGCTTCACCACCTACGAGTACATCGAGGAGCGCACGCTGCAGGTGGTCAAGCGCGACGGCGAGACGGAGCCGTTCGAGCACCGCAAGCTGCTGCGCAGCATCGAGGTGGCCAGCGCCAAGCGCCCCATCACCCCCGCCGAGATCGAGACCATCGTCGAGGACATCGAGCGCGAGCTGGACCGCCGCGAGACCGGCGAGGTCAGCAGCCGCGAGATCGGCGAGATGGTGATGAGCCGGCTGAAGGAACGCGACCAGATCGCCTACGTGCGCTACGCCAGCGTGTACCGCAACTTCGCCGACGTGCAGGAGTTCGCCGAGGAGCTGGGCGAGCTGCGCGAGCTGGCGGCGCTGCGCGAGGTGCGCCGCTACCAGCGCGAGCTGCCGCTGGCCACCCTCGACGGCGGCGACGAGGAGGAGATGCCCGGCCCCGATCCCTCGCCGTCGTAG